The following are encoded together in the Proteiniphilum saccharofermentans genome:
- a CDS encoding metal-sulfur cluster assembly factor, protein MNEELQALQDKIVVMLRTVYDPEIPVNIYDLGMIYDVDIDEENNVAIEMTFTSPSCPAADYILMDVQLKVESIPEVNKVDLNLTFDPPWDRSMMSEEALLELGMM, encoded by the coding sequence ATGAACGAAGAATTACAAGCTTTACAAGATAAAATAGTGGTGATGCTCCGTACGGTGTATGACCCCGAAATCCCTGTGAATATTTATGACCTGGGAATGATTTATGATGTGGATATCGATGAAGAGAATAATGTGGCCATTGAGATGACCTTTACCTCTCCCAGTTGTCCCGCAGCCGATTATATCCTGATGGATGTGCAGTTGAAGGTGGAATCGATCCCCGAAGTGAATAAAGTAGATCTGAATCTTACTTTCGATCCCCCATGGGACCGGTCGATGATGAGCGAAGAAGCATTGTTGGAACTGGGAATGATGTAG
- the efp gene encoding elongation factor P, with product MATTADFRNGMCIDLEGQYYFIVEFLHVKPGKGAAFVRTKLRNVTTGRILEKTFNSGVKVDEVRIERRPFQYLYRDDMGYNFMNTETFEQIPIPEEQIEGVKFLKEGDVVEVQIHAESGTILTAEMPAHVVLEVTYTEPGIKGDTATNTLKPATVETGAEVRVPLFINTGEKIKVDTRDGSYVERIRG from the coding sequence ATGGCAACAACTGCTGATTTCAGGAACGGAATGTGCATCGATCTGGAGGGCCAGTACTATTTCATCGTGGAGTTTCTTCATGTGAAGCCGGGTAAAGGTGCTGCTTTTGTCCGTACTAAACTGAGGAATGTGACTACGGGCCGTATCCTCGAAAAAACATTCAACTCGGGAGTAAAAGTAGATGAGGTACGTATTGAACGTCGTCCTTTCCAGTATCTTTACCGCGATGATATGGGATATAATTTCATGAATACTGAAACTTTTGAACAGATACCTATTCCCGAAGAGCAGATCGAAGGGGTGAAATTCCTGAAAGAAGGCGATGTGGTGGAAGTACAGATCCATGCCGAAAGTGGGACTATCCTTACGGCGGAGATGCCTGCACATGTGGTGCTTGAGGTGACTTATACCGAGCCGGGCATCAAAGGCGATACCGCTACTAACACGCTGAAACCCGCTACTGTGGAAACAGGAGCAGAAGTACGTGTGCCTCTCTTTATTAATACAGGAGAAAAGATCAAGGTAGATACCCGTGATGGTTCATACGTTGAGCGTATCAGAGGGTAG
- a CDS encoding YaaA family protein produces the protein MQIILSPAKLMDFSGKTGGIKPSKPLFPERTKELIAVCRRLSEREIATEMEINAKMAHEVYEYFQTFDLRSTPKQSAALAYNGIAYKGLNAHDFSAEDFDFAQRHLNIISGLYGIVRPLDAIKPYRLEMQRKIVPQGYKTLYDFWGDTVNDHLSKKLRKGDKTIINVASKEYAKVVRKNKLPKGTKIIDIQFLQQENDTLKQIVVHSKKARGLMSRFIIKNRLIDPEEVKGFDYEGYFFYPALSKEDTWVFVR, from the coding sequence ATGCAAATCATTCTTTCACCTGCCAAATTGATGGACTTTTCCGGTAAAACGGGAGGCATAAAACCCTCAAAACCGTTATTCCCGGAAAGAACCAAAGAATTGATAGCTGTATGCCGGCGACTGTCGGAAAGGGAGATTGCAACGGAAATGGAGATCAACGCCAAAATGGCGCATGAAGTATATGAATATTTCCAGACGTTTGATCTCCGGTCTACTCCGAAACAATCGGCCGCACTCGCGTATAACGGTATTGCTTATAAGGGTTTGAATGCCCATGATTTTTCTGCGGAAGATTTCGATTTCGCGCAGCGGCATCTCAATATCATCTCCGGATTATACGGTATTGTCCGTCCGCTGGATGCAATTAAACCTTACCGGCTCGAGATGCAGCGGAAAATTGTGCCGCAAGGATATAAGACACTCTACGATTTCTGGGGAGATACGGTCAATGATCATCTCTCTAAAAAACTCCGGAAAGGAGATAAAACCATCATCAATGTAGCATCCAAAGAGTACGCCAAGGTAGTCAGGAAAAACAAGTTGCCGAAAGGGACGAAAATCATTGATATCCAGTTTCTGCAGCAGGAAAATGACACATTGAAGCAGATTGTGGTGCATTCCAAGAAAGCACGCGGTTTGATGTCCCGTTTTATCATTAAAAACAGGTTGATTGATCCGGAGGAGGTGAAGGGTTTCGATTATGAGGGATATTTTTTCTATCCGGCCCTTTCGAAAGAGGATACCTGGGTGTTTGTGAGATAA
- a CDS encoding lipopolysaccharide biosynthesis protein, which translates to MADSALKKKTTRSLFWSFIDKFGQQILNFVSMLVLMNIVVPDAYGLIGSLAVFTAFSTILVDSGFGRSLLNRKEVSPAEYSSIFYFNVVLGVFIYLLLFFLSPLIAGLFNAPALIPVTRGLFLALIFNAFGLIPLVVLTKNADFKRLTKANILALFIADVVAIVLALTGHGVWALVAQIVLYAFFRTIFMWLYSPWRPVAEFSLGRLRSFFGFSYKLLLSSMISTTVNNIYPSLIAVFYPMNQVAFFNQAKKYQEIPFLTLSNTFRSVGMVILSEINDQTERLKRVVRKLIKSIAFLSFPIAFLMILIAEPAFYILFKEKWLASVPYFQILTLAGMLLPFTIIFNELFIAKERSAFFLGLEVVKGVLLLLLILLFFSKGIMGLAISWVVYMIVTLILSVVFSGKVIQYSLLDFVKDTFPYFFMAVISTGVSYFSTRNIGSDILFVVINPVLIVLFYIGLCKLFRLEMTGEIEQWFAARKKKKVSNEY; encoded by the coding sequence ATGGCTGATTCCGCACTGAAGAAAAAAACAACCCGTTCGCTTTTCTGGAGCTTTATTGATAAGTTCGGGCAGCAGATACTCAACTTTGTGAGTATGCTGGTGCTGATGAATATCGTGGTGCCGGATGCTTACGGATTGATCGGGTCGCTGGCTGTATTTACAGCGTTCTCCACTATTCTTGTCGACAGCGGTTTCGGTAGATCATTGTTGAACCGGAAAGAGGTTTCTCCGGCCGAATACAGCTCCATTTTTTATTTTAACGTAGTATTGGGTGTTTTTATATATCTGCTCCTTTTCTTTCTTAGCCCGTTGATTGCCGGCCTGTTCAATGCTCCGGCGCTGATTCCGGTTACGAGAGGCTTGTTCCTGGCTCTTATCTTCAATGCTTTCGGGTTGATACCTTTAGTGGTTCTGACTAAAAATGCCGATTTTAAAAGACTTACGAAAGCCAATATACTGGCTTTGTTTATAGCAGATGTGGTTGCCATTGTTCTGGCTCTTACCGGACATGGTGTTTGGGCATTGGTTGCCCAAATCGTTTTATATGCATTTTTCAGGACGATATTTATGTGGCTGTATTCACCATGGAGGCCGGTTGCGGAATTCAGTCTTGGCCGGTTAAGATCCTTTTTCGGATTCAGTTATAAATTACTGTTGTCGTCGATGATTTCCACCACGGTGAATAACATCTATCCAAGCCTTATTGCCGTGTTCTACCCGATGAACCAGGTGGCATTCTTCAATCAGGCAAAGAAATACCAGGAAATACCTTTTCTGACGCTTTCCAACACTTTCCGGTCGGTAGGCATGGTAATCTTGTCGGAGATCAACGATCAGACGGAGCGCTTGAAGAGGGTAGTGAGAAAGCTGATCAAATCGATTGCTTTTCTCTCATTCCCAATAGCTTTCTTAATGATACTGATTGCCGAGCCCGCTTTTTATATCTTGTTTAAGGAGAAGTGGTTGGCTTCAGTGCCTTATTTTCAGATATTGACATTGGCCGGAATGCTACTGCCTTTTACCATTATTTTTAACGAGTTATTCATCGCAAAAGAACGATCTGCTTTTTTTCTGGGGCTTGAAGTTGTAAAAGGAGTTCTATTGCTCCTGTTAATTCTTCTCTTTTTTTCGAAAGGTATTATGGGGTTGGCTATCAGTTGGGTTGTATATATGATTGTGACGTTAATTTTGTCGGTGGTTTTTTCGGGAAAAGTTATTCAATATTCACTTCTTGATTTTGTGAAGGATACATTTCCCTATTTCTTTATGGCTGTAATCAGTACGGGAGTTTCCTATTTTTCCACTCGTAATATTGGGAGCGATATTCTTTTTGTTGTTATAAATCCGGTGTTGATTGTGTTATTCTATATTGGGTTATGTAAGTTATTCAGATTGGAGATGACAGGAGAAATTGAACAATGGTTTGCGGCAAGAAAAAAGAAAAAAGTATCAAATGAATATTGA
- a CDS encoding NCS2 family permease, giving the protein MLEKLFKLKQNKTTVRTELVAGVITFLTMSYILVVNPNILGATGMDREALFTATAFATLLGTLFMAFIPNLPIAQAPGMGLNSFFAFSVVIGLGYSWQMALTAVFIQGIIFVLLTFFNIRELIVKSIPNTIKNAIPVGIGLFITLLGLQNAGLIVKDENTMVTLGAMSNPHVWVALLGLILTAVLFYKKVHGAFLIGIATATIFAITLGEVPMPEGSLIALPPDISPIFVQFEWTNIFTFDMLIVVFTFLFVNMFDTIGTLLGVTSKIGITDENGDFPQLKRALFADALGTTFGAILGTSTVTSYVESASGVAVGGRTGLTALSTAAMFALALFFAPLFLMVPASATAPALILVGLFMITSVVKINFEDMTEALPAFLTIVMMPFAFSIAQGIVFGMLSFVILKTLSGKLKHISITMWVIFVLFIVKMVLDAMDMV; this is encoded by the coding sequence ATGCTGGAAAAATTATTCAAACTGAAACAAAATAAAACCACTGTACGCACGGAACTCGTGGCGGGAGTCATTACTTTCCTTACCATGTCTTATATCCTGGTAGTAAATCCAAATATTCTGGGAGCAACCGGGATGGACAGGGAAGCCCTTTTTACCGCGACGGCATTTGCTACTCTACTGGGTACACTCTTTATGGCATTTATCCCTAATTTGCCGATTGCACAGGCACCCGGTATGGGGTTGAACTCCTTTTTCGCTTTTTCTGTAGTGATAGGACTGGGTTATTCCTGGCAAATGGCGTTGACGGCTGTTTTCATTCAGGGGATCATCTTCGTGCTTCTCACCTTCTTCAATATCCGTGAACTGATCGTGAAAAGTATCCCTAACACCATTAAAAATGCCATTCCTGTGGGTATTGGCCTCTTTATTACGCTTCTAGGCTTGCAGAATGCGGGGTTGATCGTGAAAGATGAAAATACGATGGTCACCCTGGGTGCCATGTCTAATCCTCACGTATGGGTAGCTTTGTTAGGACTTATCCTCACTGCGGTACTCTTTTACAAAAAGGTGCATGGTGCTTTCCTGATCGGTATTGCTACAGCCACCATCTTCGCCATTACTTTGGGAGAAGTGCCTATGCCGGAAGGTAGCCTGATAGCTCTTCCACCCGATATCTCACCCATTTTTGTGCAATTTGAATGGACAAATATTTTTACATTTGATATGCTGATTGTGGTATTCACCTTCCTTTTCGTGAACATGTTTGATACCATAGGCACTCTGTTGGGGGTGACCTCGAAAATAGGTATTACCGATGAGAACGGTGACTTCCCCCAATTGAAACGTGCGCTCTTTGCCGATGCATTGGGTACCACCTTCGGCGCTATATTGGGAACCAGCACGGTGACCTCTTATGTGGAAAGTGCCTCAGGAGTAGCTGTGGGAGGCCGTACCGGATTGACCGCCCTTTCCACTGCGGCCATGTTCGCCCTGGCGCTGTTCTTTGCGCCCCTCTTCCTGATGGTTCCGGCTTCGGCTACAGCTCCTGCATTGATCCTGGTCGGATTATTTATGATCACTTCCGTAGTGAAGATCAATTTCGAGGATATGACTGAGGCGTTACCCGCATTCCTCACCATCGTGATGATGCCGTTCGCTTTTAGTATTGCCCAGGGAATTGTCTTCGGTATGCTCTCTTTTGTCATCCTGAAAACATTGAGCGGGAAGTTGAAGCACATATCGATCACCATGTGGGTGATTTTCGTGCTCTTTATCGTGAAGATGGTACTCGATGCAATGGATATGGTGTAA
- a CDS encoding DUF2461 domain-containing protein — translation MDFCYTFDFLARLQINNDRNWFHEHKFEYDQIRADFENFINRLIVPLAQLDPDIGSVTANESVFRIYRDTRFSHDKTPYKTHLSAFIANGGKKTRFAGYYIHIQPDESFFAGGIYSPDPAALESIRNEIYHQPEEIRSILDNRKFKKTFPELSAEDRLKNPPKGYPKDFKEIELLKNKHFITHYPLENEFFQQEGVIHRLVELCKIQYPLNAFLNRAVKG, via the coding sequence ATGGATTTCTGCTATACATTCGATTTTCTTGCCCGGTTGCAGATAAATAACGACCGCAACTGGTTCCATGAGCATAAATTCGAGTATGATCAAATCCGGGCCGATTTTGAAAACTTTATTAACAGGCTCATTGTGCCGCTTGCTCAACTCGATCCGGATATCGGATCGGTTACGGCCAATGAGTCTGTTTTTCGTATTTATCGCGATACCCGTTTCTCTCACGATAAAACACCTTATAAAACCCATCTCAGTGCCTTTATAGCAAACGGGGGAAAGAAAACCCGGTTTGCAGGCTACTATATCCATATTCAACCGGACGAATCATTCTTTGCCGGTGGTATTTATAGTCCCGACCCGGCTGCTTTGGAATCCATCAGAAACGAAATTTATCATCAGCCTGAGGAGATACGGAGTATTCTTGATAATCGGAAGTTCAAAAAAACTTTCCCCGAACTGTCTGCTGAAGATAGGCTTAAAAATCCTCCAAAGGGTTATCCGAAAGATTTCAAGGAAATCGAACTATTGAAAAATAAACACTTTATTACCCATTATCCTCTTGAAAATGAGTTTTTCCAACAAGAAGGGGTGATCCACCGGCTTGTGGAACTCTGCAAAATACAATATCCCCTTAATGCGTTTTTGAACAGGGCTGTGAAAGGTTGA
- a CDS encoding class I SAM-dependent methyltransferase: protein MKENNSITDKEYWDNYWKNYQYDKIPKKVVFERFMPKLTRGINFIEIGGFPGVNAAYFYRRGIRNVTILDYHINKEIVRNFEKINDLPEGTIQCIDNDFFAFSSEKKYDVVFSSGFIEHFEDTRDAIARHIDLLSEKGQLLIIIPNFLGLNGELQRRFDRENLDSHNLQSMKIPYLKEIMQSFNLYDVSVDYLGKPMVWLEPKPENQKRRKWVKMLSYALKLFPVKGKLLSSYIAIYARK from the coding sequence ATGAAGGAGAATAACAGTATAACCGATAAAGAATACTGGGACAACTATTGGAAGAATTACCAATACGACAAGATACCAAAAAAAGTGGTGTTCGAAAGGTTCATGCCGAAGCTGACAAGGGGAATAAACTTTATCGAGATTGGCGGCTTTCCGGGGGTAAATGCTGCCTATTTCTACCGTCGAGGCATCCGGAACGTAACCATACTCGATTACCACATCAACAAAGAGATTGTCCGCAATTTTGAGAAAATCAATGATTTGCCGGAAGGAACCATCCAATGCATCGACAACGATTTCTTTGCATTTTCATCAGAAAAAAAATATGATGTGGTTTTTTCGTCCGGTTTTATCGAACATTTCGAAGATACACGGGATGCAATTGCCCGACATATTGATCTACTTTCAGAAAAAGGGCAGTTGTTGATAATCATCCCCAACTTCCTGGGTCTGAACGGAGAACTCCAGCGACGGTTCGACAGGGAAAACCTGGACTCCCACAATCTGCAATCGATGAAAATACCCTACCTGAAAGAGATCATGCAGTCATTCAATCTTTATGATGTTTCTGTAGATTATCTCGGAAAACCAATGGTCTGGCTCGAACCAAAGCCGGAAAATCAAAAGAGGAGAAAATGGGTTAAGATGTTGAGCTATGCCCTCAAACTATTCCCTGTAAAAGGGAAATTATTATCTTCGTACATTGCTATATACGCCCGAAAATAA
- a CDS encoding UDP-2,3-diacylglucosamine diphosphatase: MTVRDKIYFLADAHLGSKSHGDSIETERKLCRWLDSVRDDAAVIFLMGDIFDYWYEYRYVVPKGFTRLLGKLGEMTDSGIEIHFFTGNHDLWLTDYLSKECGLILHLEPYITELKGKKFFLAHGDGLGDDSRSFHLLRKLFHSKFLQKCFSGIHPRWTIPLAHTWSNSSRESGGVVPYLGEDREHLVRFAKNKLKVIPDINYFIFGHRHVLLNLPIAEQSRVIMLGDWITLFSYAEFDGEGVELKQFL; the protein is encoded by the coding sequence TTGACTGTGAGAGATAAAATCTATTTTCTTGCCGATGCCCATCTAGGATCCAAATCGCATGGCGACTCCATTGAGACGGAACGAAAACTATGCCGCTGGCTCGATAGCGTGAGGGATGATGCTGCTGTAATTTTTCTGATGGGAGATATCTTTGACTACTGGTATGAATACCGGTATGTGGTACCAAAGGGTTTTACACGTTTGCTGGGTAAGCTGGGCGAGATGACCGATTCGGGAATAGAAATCCATTTCTTTACAGGGAATCATGACCTATGGCTGACCGACTACCTCTCTAAAGAGTGTGGATTAATCCTTCATCTGGAACCCTATATCACCGAGTTGAAAGGGAAGAAGTTTTTTCTTGCCCATGGTGATGGGTTGGGTGACGACTCCCGTTCGTTTCATCTTCTCCGGAAACTATTTCACAGTAAATTCCTTCAGAAATGTTTTTCAGGCATTCATCCCAGATGGACCATCCCGTTGGCACACACCTGGTCGAACAGCAGCCGTGAGAGTGGGGGTGTAGTACCTTATCTGGGGGAAGACCGGGAGCATTTGGTCCGTTTTGCGAAAAATAAGTTGAAAGTGATTCCTGATATCAACTACTTTATATTTGGACACCGTCACGTTTTACTCAACCTTCCCATCGCTGAGCAGAGCCGCGTGATCATGCTGGGCGACTGGATCACTCTTTTTTCCTATGCGGAATTTGATGGTGAGGGTGTAGAGTTAAAACAATTCCTCTAA
- a CDS encoding glycosyltransferase family 2 protein translates to MKLSVITVTWNAEKTVERTLKSVQEQTYPHLEHLIVDGASVDGTLRIIQEYSEGDLNIQKEGSILNRTTVQKRLRWISEPDQGLYNAMNKAIGMASGDYLCFLNAGDTFYAPDTVERMMQSFDRNKPPDILYGETAIVDDKGSFLHMRRLKAPGRLTWKSFKQGMLVCHQAFIVKRELTEPYDLSYRFSSDFDWCIRMMKKAISIHNTRLTLVNYLNEGMTTANHKASLKERYRIMAKYYGHISTLFHHVWFVIRAVLK, encoded by the coding sequence ATGAAACTATCCGTCATCACCGTCACCTGGAACGCCGAGAAAACGGTTGAACGCACACTGAAAAGCGTGCAGGAACAGACATATCCCCATCTGGAGCATTTGATTGTAGATGGAGCATCGGTCGACGGAACATTAAGGATAATACAGGAATATTCAGAGGGAGATTTGAACATACAAAAGGAGGGGAGTATTCTAAACCGGACAACTGTACAAAAGAGGTTAAGATGGATCAGTGAACCCGACCAGGGCCTGTACAACGCCATGAACAAAGCCATCGGGATGGCCTCGGGCGATTATCTTTGCTTCCTGAATGCGGGCGATACCTTCTATGCACCGGATACAGTGGAAAGAATGATGCAGTCATTCGACAGGAACAAGCCACCGGATATCCTCTATGGAGAGACAGCCATTGTGGATGATAAAGGCAGCTTTCTCCATATGCGCCGACTGAAAGCACCCGGCAGGCTCACATGGAAGAGTTTTAAACAGGGAATGCTGGTCTGTCATCAGGCTTTTATTGTGAAACGGGAATTGACGGAGCCTTATGACCTCTCTTACCGCTTCTCTTCCGATTTCGACTGGTGTATCCGCATGATGAAAAAAGCCATCTCTATCCACAATACCCGTCTCACACTGGTCAACTACCTGAACGAAGGGATGACCACGGCCAATCACAAAGCTTCTTTGAAAGAACGTTACCGTATTATGGCAAAATATTACGGACATATCTCCACCCTTTTCCATCACGTCTGGTTTGTGATTCGTGCAGTGCTAAAATAG
- a CDS encoding RNA methyltransferase — protein sequence MQRRKLKIEELSRISVEEFREAEKIPLAVVLDNVRSRHNIGSVFRTGDAFRIKEILLCGITGTPPDAEIHKTALGAEDSVQWRYFEEPLSAVEVLKAEGYIVFSIEQAENSISLENIELDKEKKYAVIFGHEVHGVAQEVIDASDGCIEIPQYGTKHSLNVSVTAGIVIWDFFQRLRI from the coding sequence ATGCAACGACGAAAACTAAAGATAGAAGAACTCAGCCGCATCTCCGTCGAGGAATTTCGGGAAGCAGAGAAGATACCACTGGCTGTCGTGCTCGACAATGTACGGAGCCGGCATAACATAGGGTCGGTATTCCGTACCGGGGACGCCTTCCGGATAAAAGAGATTTTACTCTGTGGCATCACCGGCACACCACCCGACGCGGAAATTCACAAAACAGCTCTTGGTGCTGAAGATTCGGTACAATGGCGTTACTTCGAGGAGCCTCTTTCGGCTGTAGAAGTATTGAAAGCAGAGGGATATATCGTCTTCTCCATTGAGCAGGCTGAAAACAGCATCTCGCTGGAGAATATTGAATTGGATAAAGAAAAAAAATATGCGGTGATCTTCGGTCATGAAGTGCATGGTGTCGCACAAGAGGTAATTGATGCATCGGACGGATGCATTGAGATCCCCCAATACGGCACCAAACATTCCCTCAACGTATCAGTGACTGCAGGAATTGTGATATGGGATTTCTTTCAGCGACTAAGGATATAG
- the radC gene encoding RadC family protein, with the protein MSKLSIKQWAEEDRPREKLLLKGVSVLSDSELLAILIGSGNDKQSAVELAQHILSEAGNDLNQLARMSVSDLMNNFRGIGQAKAVTLIAALELGRRRKTVETPRKKKITSSRVAYEHFYPLLSDLNHEETWALLTDRSNKVLSSIQVSRGGISGTVVDIRLVLREALSRYASGIILGHNHPSGQCRPSPQDTHLTKKLKEAAQWMDISLLDHIIVCGENYFSFADEGII; encoded by the coding sequence ATGAGCAAGTTAAGTATCAAGCAATGGGCGGAGGAAGACCGTCCCCGTGAAAAATTACTGCTGAAAGGAGTTTCAGTACTTTCCGATTCGGAACTTCTGGCAATCCTTATCGGCTCGGGCAACGATAAACAAAGTGCTGTGGAGCTGGCACAGCATATTTTGTCGGAAGCCGGTAATGACTTGAACCAGTTGGCGCGGATGAGTGTGTCAGATCTGATGAATAATTTCCGGGGAATTGGTCAGGCCAAAGCGGTTACTTTAATAGCCGCACTTGAGTTGGGACGACGGAGAAAGACCGTTGAAACGCCCCGAAAGAAGAAAATCACTTCGTCGAGGGTTGCCTATGAGCATTTCTATCCTCTGCTTTCCGACTTGAACCATGAGGAGACATGGGCATTGCTGACCGACCGGTCGAATAAGGTGTTGAGTTCTATTCAGGTGAGCCGTGGCGGCATCTCGGGAACGGTAGTAGATATACGGTTGGTGCTGAGGGAGGCGCTCAGCCGGTATGCATCCGGGATTATTCTTGGACACAATCATCCCTCAGGACAATGCCGGCCAAGCCCCCAGGATACGCATCTAACCAAAAAATTAAAAGAGGCTGCCCAGTGGATGGATATCTCTCTGCTCGACCATATTATCGTCTGTGGAGAAAACTATTTCAGTTTTGCGGATGAAGGAATTATCTGA
- a CDS encoding DUF5020 family protein, whose amino-acid sequence MVRNIVLSLVILCAAGTIQAQNLQLHFDPRHSLYGDKIGAPVNYLTATFEMFKPDQWGSTFMFVDFDFNFDKRNPGLAYAEIAREFKIGDFPLLPHIEYNGGLGLVRGSDGVGFSIPSSYLGGFGYPFQLGNFFMSTYVAYKLNAFQELSHDAQWTLTWNSTLAGGKLSLAGFLDIWSENKNRTGEGDEKGKKMVLLSEPQIWYNITPQFAIGSEVEVSYNFVIGANSFYAIPTIATKWNF is encoded by the coding sequence CGGCAGGGACTATTCAAGCGCAGAACCTGCAACTGCACTTCGATCCCCGTCATTCATTGTATGGAGATAAGATAGGTGCTCCTGTCAATTATCTTACCGCTACCTTTGAGATGTTTAAACCCGACCAGTGGGGAAGTACTTTCATGTTCGTGGATTTCGATTTCAATTTCGATAAACGTAATCCCGGACTTGCTTATGCTGAGATAGCCCGCGAATTTAAGATTGGTGATTTTCCTTTACTGCCCCATATTGAATACAATGGTGGATTGGGATTAGTAAGAGGGTCGGATGGCGTTGGTTTTTCCATTCCAAGTTCTTATCTGGGTGGATTTGGTTATCCGTTCCAACTGGGTAATTTTTTCATGAGTACTTACGTGGCTTATAAACTGAATGCTTTCCAGGAGTTAAGCCATGATGCGCAGTGGACACTTACATGGAACTCTACCCTTGCCGGAGGTAAGCTTTCACTGGCCGGTTTCCTGGATATCTGGAGTGAAAACAAGAACCGTACCGGAGAAGGGGACGAAAAGGGCAAGAAGATGGTTCTGTTGAGTGAACCCCAGATATGGTACAATATTACACCCCAATTTGCTATTGGAAGCGAGGTGGAGGTGAGTTATAATTTCGTTATCGGGGCAAATAGCTTTTATGCTATCCCTACGATAGCGACCAAGTGGAATTTTTAA
- a CDS encoding glycosyltransferase family 4 protein: MKVLFISTYDIQGGAAIAATRLLHAVRHAGCDASMVVRAKLGSDTAVFTAGSKKRNTFRFYWERGVIYLYNRLSRENLFDVSIANTGVSITKLPEFKEADVIHLHWINQGMLSIKEIGKILSSGKKVVWTMHDMWPFTGICHHAGACDAYTFGCGHCPYLRTPSRNDLSHIIFKRKHSAYLTGNITFTACSHWLRELAGQSPLTWGQRVTSIPNPIDTGTYCPMDKSEIRKKLNLPLDKKIILFAAVKVADKRKGMDYLVEAAGLMAHHSENLLFLIAGGGGEEIEKQLALPARSMGYISPRQMPELYNAVDLFVTPSLYENLPNTIMEAMACGTPCVGFHIGGIPEMIDHRKNGYVAEYRNARDLANGLIWTLFEADFETLSINARGKVTEEYSQEKVAQQYKEIYEYEGE; this comes from the coding sequence ATGAAAGTACTTTTTATCAGTACATACGATATACAGGGAGGAGCGGCCATAGCCGCAACCCGTTTATTACATGCAGTGCGCCATGCAGGATGCGATGCCTCGATGGTAGTGCGTGCCAAACTGGGAAGTGACACGGCAGTATTTACTGCGGGAAGCAAAAAGAGGAATACGTTCCGGTTCTATTGGGAACGTGGTGTTATTTATCTTTACAATCGCCTGTCAAGAGAAAACCTGTTCGATGTCTCAATCGCCAATACGGGAGTATCGATTACAAAACTTCCCGAATTCAAAGAGGCTGACGTTATCCATCTACATTGGATAAACCAGGGGATGCTCTCCATCAAAGAGATAGGAAAAATCCTTTCCTCCGGGAAAAAAGTGGTATGGACAATGCACGATATGTGGCCGTTTACCGGCATCTGCCACCATGCCGGCGCCTGTGACGCCTATACTTTCGGGTGCGGGCATTGTCCTTATCTGAGGACACCCTCCCGAAACGACCTCTCACATATTATTTTCAAACGGAAGCATTCTGCCTACTTAACCGGCAATATCACTTTTACAGCATGTAGCCACTGGTTACGGGAGTTGGCCGGGCAGAGCCCCCTTACATGGGGACAGAGGGTCACTTCTATCCCCAATCCTATCGATACCGGCACCTACTGTCCAATGGATAAAAGCGAAATACGTAAAAAACTGAATTTGCCACTTGATAAAAAGATTATCCTGTTCGCGGCAGTGAAGGTAGCCGACAAGCGCAAAGGGATGGACTATCTGGTGGAGGCAGCCGGATTGATGGCACACCATTCGGAAAACCTGCTTTTTCTTATTGCAGGAGGCGGGGGGGAAGAGATAGAAAAACAACTTGCCCTGCCGGCAAGGAGTATGGGATATATTTCTCCCCGACAGATGCCGGAACTCTATAATGCCGTCGACCTGTTCGTCACTCCCTCCCTCTATGAGAACTTGCCCAATACCATTATGGAGGCAATGGCCTGCGGCACGCCTTGTGTAGGTTTTCATATCGGGGGAATTCCGGAAATGATCGATCACCGGAAGAACGGATACGTGGCTGAATACAGAAACGCACGGGATTTGGCAAACGGACTGATCTGGACATTGTTTGAGGCCGATTTCGAAACGCTCTCCATCAACGCCCGGGGGAAAGTGACAGAGGAATACTCACAGGAGAAAGTCGCACAACAATACAAGGAAATTTACGAGTATGAAGGAGAATAA